GCCGGGGCCGATGGCGATTGGATGGAAATGAGCTACGAAGAGTTTATTGTTAAGGTGCAAAGCGACGAACTGGTGCAGCATCAGCTCAAAAATGCATTGGAAAAACTCACCTTTAAGCAAAAACAGCTCATCCATTTAAAATTTTTTGAAGGTTTAAGCTATGAGCAGATTGCCGAACAAAGCAACCAGACGATAAAAACGGCGTATAATACCATTTACGATGCGCTTAAAATCCTGAGAAAAGAATTTAATACATAAAATTATTTACGAAGTTTAATTGCAGCAGTGAAAGAACTTCGTAAATCTTGATGAATAACCTGTCTTAAAACTTCCAAAGTCTCCCTTACGCTCAATCTCGTTATAAACTTCTCATTTGGACAGAAAATATGCGTTAACGATAGAAGCGGCATCCTTTTGGTGTCATCCTGAGCCGAGTCGAAGGAAAGCCAAAAGATACAGCGGATAGCGTGTTAAAACGCCCAAAAATAAACGGTACTTAAATCTACTAAGGGTCTTTTTATTTCCATAGTTTACCAGCTGTGGATAATTGAGAGTTTTTTATATTTTTGAAACGAACATTTCCGTCTCCGTAGGTGCTGTAGTCCCGTTATCCACTCCAATCTTTTTATTGCAGATAAACGGTATAGTTAATATTGTTTTAAGCAATAAAAAGGATTTTCGTTACTACCGGGTTTAGGAATAAGAGGCTTTGTGCTCCTTATACCTGTTTTGCACCCTGCAGCCCCAAATAGTAAAACAGACTGCGCCCCTAAACCTGATAGAAGCGGGCATTGAACACAGTGAGATAAAGCGGATAGCAGGACTATCAAACCCAAATGCTGCTGTAATTGCTTTCCCAAAAAAACTTGCAATTATTTAAGTAATAAAAATATCTGCCCTACCCTTTAGAACCTTTGAAAATACTATTCCTGCAAATTAAATTTCTTCATTGTGTTCTCATTCAGGGCACATATTCCGCTATATTAAAAAAAAGTTAAAATTTTCTTAGGAAAAAGTAAAGCTTTTGGGCACTGATATATAAAAGGCAAATGATAATGGTTGATAGAAGTAAATTCAATGCAGAAGATTTTCTTGTCGATAGCACTTTCCAGCAATATTGTGCCGGGACTGATAAGCTTTGCATTGGATATTGGGAAAAGTACATTAATGCCCACCCCGAGCAGGCTGCAGTAATTGCAGAAGCAAAAAAACTTTACGTGATATTGAGCGGGAATAAACGCCCATTAAATAAACAGACCGAGATTTTAAGGGGAAGTATGTTTCCTGAAGAAAAAGTGGTTAAACTGAACCGTTATTTATGGCTTAAAATTGCAGCGGCATTAGTTTTAGTGCTTGGTTCAGTGCTGGTTTATAACACATACTTTAAGCACAACAATACCGGAAATGCTGCACAGGAGGTTTATAGCTTTACTACAAAAAGCGGCGAGCGTAAAAAAATTAAGCTTCAAGATGGAACAACAGTACTCTTAAATGCCAAAAGCACTTTATCGGTTACAAAAGGTTTTAACGATCAATACAGAGAAGTTACCTTAACAGGCGAGGCTTTTTTTGATGTGGCTCACGATAAAAACAAACCTTTTAAAGTGCGCACAACCGATTTTAACATCAATGTATTGGGTACTGCTTTTAATGTAAAGGCTTATCCCGATGAAACAACTTCAGAAGCCACTTTAATCCGTGGCCTAATTACAATGGAAGGGGTAAATGGTAACGGTGGGACCATTACCTTAAAACCAAGCGAGAAAGTTACTTTTTACAAGAGTGTTGCTCAGCAGCAGAAAAGTAAATTACTTAAGCATGCCACCTTACAGCCCGAAATTACTATTAACCATTACACAAAGATTAAAGACAGCACCATTGTAGAAACAGCCTGGACACAGAACCGGATCGAAATTTACGATCAGGATTTTGATGAGATTAAGAATGTTTTAGAAAAATGGTATAACGTCGAAATTAAATTTACAGATCCTTCGATAGAAAAATACCGTTTTACGGCAACCATTACAAACGAAAGCATTGAAGAAGTTTTACATGCTTTAAAAGCAGCTGAAAATAATTTTAAATATGAGATAAAAGGAAAACAGGTAACCATCTCGAAATAGGAAGAAAAAGGACGGTGTTGGAGCACCGCCCTTGTAAATTTCTCTTTTGATTAATTAATGGCAGTTTATGCGCAAACAGATTGCTGCCAAGAACTTTATGCAACCAAAAAAACAAAAATATGATTTATTATTACTTACTGCAAGGGCGCCCAAAATATAAGGCGCTTCTAAAATTCATTATGCTAATGAAACTAGCCTGTATTATGGTTTTCATTACCTGTCTTAATGTTTCGGCATCGGTTTTTTCTCAGGAAAAAATTTCTTTAGATGTTAAAAAAACAAAGCTAGCCAGGGTTTTACAGATTATTGAACAGCAAAGCAGTTACCATTTTGTTTACAGTTCTTCTTATGTTCCGGTAAATAAAGACGTAAGTATTACGGTAACCAATACTTTGGTTACGGATGTGCTGGCAGCCATTTTAAACAGAACAAACCTGAAATATTCTGTTTCTGAAGGCGGCTTAATCGTAATCAGCAAAAATAAAGAAGTACCCATTAGTGGAACCGTAAAAGATGCCCTTGGAGGGGCTTTGCCTGGTGCAAGTGTGAGGGTTAAAGGAACTGGTATTGGCACTTCTACCGATATAAACGGGAAATTCGTCTTAAATGCCCCCGAAAATGCAGTTTTGGTGGTTTCTTATGCTGGTTTTCAAACCAGGGAAATTGCTATAGGCACGCAAAACAGTATCGATATCGTACTGGTAGAAGATACCAAACAGCTTACTGATGTAGTGGTTACTGCTTTAGGTATCAAAAAAGAAAGAAGAGCATTAGGTTATTCGGTTACACAGGTAAGTGGCGAAACGTTAACACAGGCCAGAGAAAATAATGTAGCCAACTCTTTAGTAGGTAAAGTAGCTGGTTTAGATATCAGTTCCACATCAGGCGGTGCTGGCGCAGCAACCAGTGTAACCATTCGCGGAGTTTCCAGCTTAAGCCAAACCAACCAGCCCTTATATGTAATTAATGGTGTACCGATGGAAAATAAACCGGTAGGTTTAAATAACCTAAATGCCAATGGCAACTCTGGTAGCCAATACGATAATGCACCGGATTTTGGGGATGCAGTTGGAAACTTAAATCCAGATGATATTGAAAGTATTTCAGTACTTAAAGGTGCTGCGGCTGCAGCATTATATGGTTACCGTGCAAAAGCAGGGGTAATTCTGATCACCACCAAAAGCGGAAAAGGGAATAGCATCGAATTTAATACCAATTACGTTGCAGAGCAAGTAATGGACAGAACCAACTGGCAGTACGTTTACGGACAGGGCGCCAATGGTGTAAAGCCAACTGATGCCGCTGCTGCTGCACAGGTAGGTGGATCGAGCTGGGGCGCCAGATTAGATGGTTCTAACGTGGTTCAGTTTGATGGGGTAAGCAGACCTTATACTGCACAGAAAAATAATATAGAAGATTTTTACCGTACCGGAGGCACATGGTCTAACACCCTGGCTTTGAATAAAAGTTTTGATGGTGGCTCCATCCGATTATCTGCCAACGATGTACACAATACTTCGGTTGTGCCTAATTCTGGTTTAAACAGGCAATCTTTTAATCTGGTAGGCACCTTTAACCCAATTAAACGCCTAACCATTGATGCCCGCATGAATTACATTTTAGAGCAGGCTAAAAACAGGCCGATGGTATCAGATGGTGCAGGTAATGCCAATTATAATGTGGCCTTTTTACCAACCAGTGTAAGTGTAAAAAACCTCGATCCTTGGAAAGATGCAAATGGAAATGAAATTCAGTACAATAAAGGCAATGCTTATGCCACCAATCCATGGTTTGCGGCAAACGAATTTGTAAACAATACCAAACGCGAACGTTTGATCAGCTCTTTTAATGCCCGCTATACTTTTGATAATGGTTTGTTTTTACAAGGTCGTGCGGGTCGCGATGCTTATAACGATACCTATAAAAATGTAGTGCCCTCGGGTACAGCTTATTATGCTCCCGGTAAAATTGTAGAGCAGGCCACCAAATTTGCAGATGTTAACGTCGATGTATTAATCGGCAAGCCCTTTAAAATAGACGAAGATTTCTCGATCACGCCAAATATCGGTGGCAGTTACCGTAGAACAAATATAACTCAAACGACCAATAGTGGTGCCGATTTTGCCGTAACGGGTGTTTATAACATTTTAAATGCGAAAAATAAATCAGTGGCTTATGTCACATCCGAAGCCGAAACACAATCTGTATATGGTACTTTAGAACTCACATATAAAGATATTTTGTATTTAACCGGTAGCGGACGTACCGACTGGTTTTCTACACTGGCAACACCTGGTAAAGACAATAAGTTAAATGTGGTTTATCCATCCATTAGTGGTTCATTTGTTTTTTCAGAACTTTGGAAACCATCATTCTTAAGCTTTGGTAAAGTTAGGGCAGGTTACGCAGTAGTTGGCCAGGCCACTGATCCTTATCAAACTTTGTTGACCTATAGTTTGAGAAGTGAGGTTTTGAACGGATTGCCATTGGGTACCATTTCGAATGTAAATATTCCTAATTCTGCATTAAAGGCTTCAAAAGCCTC
The nucleotide sequence above comes from Pedobacter riviphilus. Encoded proteins:
- a CDS encoding SusC/RagA family TonB-linked outer membrane protein — encoded protein: MKLACIMVFITCLNVSASVFSQEKISLDVKKTKLARVLQIIEQQSSYHFVYSSSYVPVNKDVSITVTNTLVTDVLAAILNRTNLKYSVSEGGLIVISKNKEVPISGTVKDALGGALPGASVRVKGTGIGTSTDINGKFVLNAPENAVLVVSYAGFQTREIAIGTQNSIDIVLVEDTKQLTDVVVTALGIKKERRALGYSVTQVSGETLTQARENNVANSLVGKVAGLDISSTSGGAGAATSVTIRGVSSLSQTNQPLYVINGVPMENKPVGLNNLNANGNSGSQYDNAPDFGDAVGNLNPDDIESISVLKGAAAAALYGYRAKAGVILITTKSGKGNSIEFNTNYVAEQVMDRTNWQYVYGQGANGVKPTDAAAAAQVGGSSWGARLDGSNVVQFDGVSRPYTAQKNNIEDFYRTGGTWSNTLALNKSFDGGSIRLSANDVHNTSVVPNSGLNRQSFNLVGTFNPIKRLTIDARMNYILEQAKNRPMVSDGAGNANYNVAFLPTSVSVKNLDPWKDANGNEIQYNKGNAYATNPWFAANEFVNNTKRERLISSFNARYTFDNGLFLQGRAGRDAYNDTYKNVVPSGTAYYAPGKIVEQATKFADVNVDVLIGKPFKIDEDFSITPNIGGSYRRTNITQTTNSGADFAVTGVYNILNAKNKSVAYVTSEAETQSVYGTLELTYKDILYLTGSGRTDWFSTLATPGKDNKLNVVYPSISGSFVFSELWKPSFLSFGKVRAGYAVVGQATDPYQTLLTYSLRSEVLNGLPLGTISNVNIPNSALKASKASELEIGTEMRFFGDRLNLDFTWYKKISKDEITFVTTSTSTGYSGAVLNSGKIENKGVELLLSGQVVKNKDFVWTSSLNGSYNDNKVISLADGVTSNLIATSRSGVGFLQNIPGKAASQVMAYDYKYDASGNIMLGANGAPQRGDLVAYGSAYNKWFAGWNNEFNYKGATLSFLIDGKWGGKLFSATDYYGYVFGLHQATLENREALGNTAAAYYQLSADNVSNKFVQDASFIKFRQMTLGYNFPAKMFNNKIHGLNVSLVGRNLFILMKKTDNIDPESSYNATFPGLELGVYRRLERLV
- a CDS encoding FecR family protein → MVDRSKFNAEDFLVDSTFQQYCAGTDKLCIGYWEKYINAHPEQAAVIAEAKKLYVILSGNKRPLNKQTEILRGSMFPEEKVVKLNRYLWLKIAAALVLVLGSVLVYNTYFKHNNTGNAAQEVYSFTTKSGERKKIKLQDGTTVLLNAKSTLSVTKGFNDQYREVTLTGEAFFDVAHDKNKPFKVRTTDFNINVLGTAFNVKAYPDETTSEATLIRGLITMEGVNGNGGTITLKPSEKVTFYKSVAQQQKSKLLKHATLQPEITINHYTKIKDSTIVETAWTQNRIEIYDQDFDEIKNVLEKWYNVEIKFTDPSIEKYRFTATITNESIEEVLHALKAAENNFKYEIKGKQVTISK